CACGCCCTGTTTCTTTCCAGGGCACCAACTCGTACTGCTACTGCTTTCTTGCTGCTATCTTGTTACTGCGTTCTGCCGCGAGCGTAATTAGCGCGCGGGCCGCAGTTGGCTCGATTCCTGATACCACTGCACGACCTGTTCGACCGCCTGGTCGACGGAGAGCGCCGAGGTATCGAGAAGCTGCGCATCTGCTGCGGGCTTGAGCGGCGCGGCCGCACGGTTACTGTCGCGCGCGTCGCGTTCACGCAAATCCCGAAGCAAGTCATCCATATTAGCAGAAAAACCTTTTTGGATCAATTGCTTATGCCGGCGGGCCGCGCGGGCCTCCACGCTAGCCGTCAAAAACACCTTCAGAACGGCGTCAGGGAAGATCACGGTGCCCATGTCGCGGCCGTCCGCCACTAGCCCGGGAAGCTTGCGAAACGCCCGCTGGCGCGCCACGAGCGCCGTGCGCACAGCCGGATGGGCGGCGATCATCGAGGCGCGGTTGCCCACCTCTTCGGCGCGGATTTCGTTCGAAACGTCAACGCCGTCGAGCTGCGCGAGCCCCTCTCGGAACGTGATATGGAGATCGTCGATGAGCTTCGCAAGGCTTTCGGCGTCGTCTGGGGCAATCGCATAGCGCACGCTCGCGAGCGCGGCCAGCCGGTACAGCGCGCCGCTGTCGAGCAGGTGAAAGCCGAGTTGCGCGGCGACCAGCGCGGCCACCGTGCCCTTGCCGGAAGCGGTCGGGCCGTCGATCGTGATGACGGGTGTCGGATAAAAGGGACGGGTCGATTTCATGCGGCAAAGGGATTCGGCTTCGTTTGAATCAAGGTTGCGCGAGCGCCAGGAAGCGCTCGAAATAATCGGGGAACGTCTTGCCGACGCACTTCGGGTCGTTGATGCGCACCGGCACGCCGCCGAGGCTCACGAGCGAGAAGCACATCGCCATGCGGTGATCGTCGTAGGTGTCGATCGCGGCGTTCGGCGTGAGCTTTTCGGGCGGGCGCACGATCAGATAGTCGGGACCCTCTTCCACATTCGCGCCCACCTTGCGCAGCTCCGTGGCCATCGCGGCGATGCGGTCGGTTTCCTTCACGCGCCAGCTCGCGATGTTGCGCAGCGTGGTCGCGCCGTCGGCGAACAGCGCCGCCACCGCGATCGTCATGGCCGCGTCGGGAATCAGGTTGAAGTCCATGTCGATGGGGTCGAGCTTGCCGTGATCGTTGCCGATTCCGCGCACTTCGATCCAGTCGTCGGCGACCGTGACGTTCGCGCCCATGCGCATGAGCGCCGCCGCGAACGCCACGTCGCCCTGGATGCTCGAGCGCCCCACGCCTTCCACGCGCACCGGGCCGCCGCCAATCGCGCCCGCGGCGAGGAAATACGACGCCGAAGACGCATCGCCCTCCACCATGATCTTGCCAGGCGACTGATAGCGCACGCCCGCCGGAATCTCGAAGCGATGCCAGCCGTGACGCTCGACCTTCACGCCGAAACGCTCCATCAGCTTGATCGTGATTTCGATGTAGGGCTTGGAGATCAGCTCGCCGTCCACCTCGACGATCGTCACGCCGTCCTTGGCGCGCACGAGCGGCAGCGTCATGAGCAGCGCGGTGAGGAACTGGCTCGATACGTCGCCGCGCACGCGGATAGGCGCCTCGACCGAAATCGTCGCCGGGCGGATGCGCAGCGGCGGAAAGCCTTCGTTCTCTTCGTAATCGATCTTCGCGCCGATCTGGCGCAGGCCGTCCACGAGGTCGCCGATGGGCCGCTCGTGCATGCGCGGCACGCCGTGAATGCGGTAGTCGCCGCCGTTCACCGCAAGCGCGGCCGTGAGCGGTCGCACCGCCGTGCCCGCGTTGCCGAGAAAGAGATCCGCGCGCACGGCCTGGAACGCGCCGCGCGTGCCCTGCACGACACAGGTGTCGCCCTCGCGCTTCAATTTCACGCCGAGCTTTTCCAGCGCGTCGAGCATGACGCGCGTGTCGTCGGAGTCGAGCAGGTTCGTGATGGTCGTTTCGCCCTCGGCCAGCGCCGCGAGCAGCAGCACGCGGTTCGAGATGCTCTTCGAGCCGGGCAGACGGATCGTGCCGGACGCACGGGTGAACGGTCCGAGATCGAGGTGTTCCATGAACGTGTCCTGAGAATGCCTTGGGTTACGGCGCTCGCGCCGTCGAACTGAGTCCTGCTTGCTTATTTGCCTGGTGCTGTTTCGATGGCGGCCGCCGCGCCCTTGCCGCCGCGCTCCTGCCACGCCTCGCGCGCGGCGCGCGAACGCGCGAACACGGTTTCGAGCGCTGCGCCGTCGCCGGCGTCGATCGCCGCGCGCAGCCTGGCCAGCACTTCAGTGTAGCCGTCGAGTTCGGCGAGCAGCGCGGTACGGTTCGCGAGGCACACGTCGCGCCACATTTCGGGGCTCGACGCGGCAATGCGCGTGAAGTCGCGAAAGCCGCCGGCCGCGAACGAGAATTTCAATTGCGCGTCGGGCGAAGCGAGAATCTGGTCGACGAGAGCAAACGACAACACGTGCGGCAGATGGCTCACCGAAGCGAATACACGGTCGTGCTGCGCGGCCGGCATCTCGCCGATCACTGCCCCCGTCGCGCGCCACATCGCGGCGATGCGCTCGACCGATGCCGGCGCGTTTTCATCGAGCGGGCACAGCACGACGTTGCGGCCCACGTAGAGATCGGGCAACGCGGCGTCGACGCCGCTCGACTCGCGCCCGGCGATCGGGTGCCCCGGCACGAACTGGCCGATGCGCGCGCCGAGCGCGGCGCGGGCCGCGGCGATCACATCGCTCTTGGTGCTGCCGGCGTCGGTGACGATGGTCTCGCTGCCGAGATGCGGCGCGATGCGCTCGAGCAGCGCCTGGGTTTGCGCAACCGGTGCGGCGATCAACACGATATCGGCGCCGTCGAGCGCGGCGGCAAGCGCCGCTTCGTCGTCGAGCGTCGCGGCAGCATCGATCACGCCGAGTTCGAGCGCGCGCGACACCGAACTCGCGCTACGGCCCACGCCGATCACCCGCGCGCCTTCTCGCGCGGACGAACCCCGCACGCGCAACGCGCGCGCCAGCGACCCGCCGATCAGGCCGACGCCGAAAATCACGAGTTTGTTAAACGAAAACGCAGTCACGACGTCACCGAAAAAAGTAAAGTTTGCGCGTCAGGGCGCGCCAAGCGCTCGCTCGAGGGCCGCGACGAATGCCGCGTTCTCCTCGGGCAAGCCGATCGTCACACGCAGCCACTGCGGCAGCCCATAGTTGCCCACCGGTCGCACGATCACGGCTTGCTTGAGCAGCGCGAGGTTCACGCGCTCGCCGGCGCCATTGTCCGCTGCGTCCTTCGCCACGCGCACCAGCACGAAATTGCCGTCCGAAGGCACGTATTCGAGACCGAGGCGCTCGAACGCTGCGGTAAGCGTGCGATAGCCTTCGGCATTGAGCGCCGCGCTGCGCTCGAGGAATGCGGTGTCGCCGAGCGCGGCGATAGCGGCGGCCTGCGCGAGCGTGTTCACATTGAACGGCTGACGCAGACGGTTGAGCAGATCCGTCAGTTCCGGCTGCGCGATCGCAAAGCCGATGCGCAGGCCGGCGAGTCCATACGCCTTCGAGAACGTGCGCGAAACGAGCAGGTTCGGATAGCGGCGCACCCACGCGATCGAGTCGTAGCGCTTATCGGCCGCGAGGTATTCCGTGTACGCCTCATCGAGCACGACCGCGACATGCGCGGGCACCTTCGCGATGAATGCCTCGAGCTTTGCGCCTTCGATGAACGTGCCGGTCGGGTTGTTCGGATTCGCCACGAACACGAGACGCGTGTCTTCATCGATCGCCGCCAGCATCGCATCGAGGTCGTGCCCGTAGCGCACGGCCGGCGTCACGAGATGGCGCGCGCCGAGGCCTTGCGTCGCGAGTGCGTAGACCGCGAACGAGTACTGCGAATAGACGATCGACTGGCCTCGCTCGACGAACGCATGCGCAGCCATCTCGAGAATGTCGTTGCTGCCGTTGCCAAGCGTGATCCACTCGGGCGGCACGTCGTAGCGCGCGGCCAGCGCGGCCTTCAACTCGAACGCGTTCGAATCGGGATAGCGGCCCAGCTCGCTCGCGGCCTGCGCAATCGCGCGCTGCGCCGACTCGGGCACGCCGAGCGGATTCTCATTCGACGCGAGCTTCACGATGCGCGCTTCGTCGAGCCCGAACTCGCGGGCGACTTCGGAAATCGGTTTGCCGGCGATGTAAGGCGCGATTGCGCGCACATACGAGGGGCCGAATTGCGTGGTCATGCGTCTCTCCAGGGCTCAAGGCGCCGGGCGTACAACGGTCGGTTGCGCACGGCCGGTTGCGGACGGCCGGTAGCGGACGGCCGGTTGCGGACGGATCAGTGAAGGCGCGCCGCCCGGCATCTCCATGCGGCGGGCGGCGTTCGGCGGCGGGCCGCCCGCACCTTCCGCGCCTTAACGCGCGCGCGGATACGAGCCGAGAATCTTCAGAAACGCGGCTTTCTTGCTGAGTTCGTCGAGCGCGGCGGCCACGGCGGGTTCGTCGCGATGGCCTTCGAAGTCGATGTAGAAGTAGTACTCCCACGTGCTGCCAAGCCGCGCCGGACGCGACTCGAAACGCGTCATCGACACGCTGTGGCGCGCGAGCGGCTCGAGCAGCTTGTACACCGCGCCCGGCTCGTTCTTTACCGACACGATCATCGAGGTCTGGTCGCGGCCCGTCGCACCCGCCGGCTGCTTGCCGATCATCACGAAGCGCGTGCGGTTGTGCGGGTCGTCCTGGATCAGCGCGCTTGCGATCAACAGACCGTAGTGCGTCGCGGCGCGGTCGCCTGCAATCGCCGCAACCGTCGGGTCGGCGGCGGCGAGGCGCGCGGCCTCCGCATTGCTCGACACGGGCTGACGCTCGAGTTGCGGCGCATTCGCGGTCAGCCAGTGCTGGCACTGCGCGAGCGCCTGCGGGTGCGCGCACACGCGCTTCACGCCGTTCAGGTTGCCGCTGAGCGTCATCAGGTTGTGCTGGATCGGCAACGCGATTTCGCCGCCAATGACGAGCTGCGTTTCGAGGAACAGATCGAGCGTGCGCGACACGGCGCCCTCGGTCGAGTTCTCGACCGGCACGACGCCGAACTCGGCGGCGCCCGCCTCGACCGAGCGGAACACCTCGTCGATCGACGGGCATGGCAGGCCTTCGATCGACTGACCGAAGTACTGATACATCGCCTGTTCGCTATAGGTGCCGACCGGGCCGAGGAACGCGGCCGAAATCGTCTTTTCGAGCGAACGGCTCGCGGCCATGATCTCGCGCCAGATCGCGCTGATGTGGTCGTTGCCGAGCGGACCATCGCTCATGTTCTGCAGGCGCTCGATCACCTGAAGCTCGCGCTCCGGACGAAACACCGGCGCGTTGAAATGCTTCTTGACCTCGCCTACTTCGAGCGCGACCGAGGCGCGCTGGTTCAGGAGCGCGATAAGCTGCGCGTCGATCGCATCGATGCGTTCGCGCAGCGGTTTGAGTTGGGAGTTGAGTTCGTCGTCCATGCGTGAAACCGGCAATCTGAAAGGATGCGCGCGGCGCCGTTTCGCTCGATGAGCGAGGGGCGCTTACGCGTGCTTCGCCTCGAATTCCTTCATGTACTCGACCAGCGCCTTCACTGCCTCGAGCGGCACCGCGTTGTAAATCGATGCCCGCATGCCGCCGACGGACTTGTGGCCCTTCAGCTGCAACAGCCCGCGCGCTTTGGCGCCGGCGAGGAAATCTGCGTTACGTGTTTCGTCGGCGAGGAAGAACGGCACGTTCATCCGCGAGCGCGCGCGGCGCTCCACCTTATTGATGTAGAAGCTGCTTGCGTCGATCGTGTCGTAGAGCAGCTTCGCTTTTTCCACATTGCGCGCCTCGATGACTTCGAGACCGCCCTGGCGCTTGAGCCACTTGAACACGAGCCCCGCGATATAGATCGCGTAGGTCGGCGGCGTATTGAACATCGAGTTGTTCGCGGCCACGGTTTTCCATTCGAACGCCGACGGGCAAATCGGCATCGAGCGATCGAGCAGGTCTTCGCGCACGATCACGACCGTCACGCCCGCCATGCCGATGTTTTTCTGCGCGCCGCCGTAGAGCACGCCGTACTTGGCGATATCCATCGGGCGCGACAGGATGTGCGAGGAGGCGTCGGCCACGAGCGGAATGTCGCCCAGATCGGGAATCTCGAAGGTTTCGACGCCGTCGATCGTCTCGTTCGTGCACAGGTGCACGTAGGCGGGGTCGTCGGAGAGCTTCCACTCGCTCTTCGGCGGCGAATGCGTGAAACCGGCTTCGGTGCGGCCCGTCGCGGCAATATGCGACTCGCCGTACTTGAGCGCTTCCTTCTGCGACTTCTGCGACCACGAACCCGTGACGACAAAGTCGGCACGCGGCTTCGAGCCGAACAGGTTGAGCGGCACGATCGCGTTCTCGCCGATGCCGCCGCCCTGCAGGAACAGAATCTGGTGACTTGCGGGCACCTGCATCAGTTCGCGCAGATCGAGCAGCGCCTCGGCGTGGATCTGCATGAATTCCGGGCCGCGATGGCTCATTTCCATCACGCCCATGCCGCTGCCGTGCCAGTCGAGCATTTCGTCGGCGGCCTGACGCAGGACTTCTTCTGGCAACGCTGCCGGTCCGGCTGAGAAGTTGTAGACGCGCATCGTAAAAAAGATCCCCGAGGCAGGCGTTGTGGCAGAAACCACCGGAAAGCACGCCAGAAAAAGAAAATGGCCGCTTGCGCTTATCGCGCAAACGACCATTATCGCATTGTCGCCGGGAACCCGCCACGCGTGGCGCGGCGGTGGGTTTCCCGGCCTACGCGGCCAATCCGGCCCCGCTACCGTACTTCATGGCCGCGGAACCGAGGGCGCGCGATGCCTTAAGGCTTACTTGGCAGCCTTGACCGAAGCGACTTCCTTGTCGGCCTGGTCGCGCGTTGCCTTGATCGACTGCGGCATGTACTTCTGCATCAGGCTGTTCACGACGTCGCGGCCAACCTGGTCTTGAACCTGAATGAACTTGCGGCCGGTCGGGCTGCGGTAGAACGTGGTCAGGTCCTTGATTTCCTGCGTGCTGTAGTACTTCGCATACGCGTCGTACTGGGCTTGCATGGCGTCCTGCTTGAACGAGTCGGTCGCGAAGACCTGGCCTGCCGAGTCAACCAGCTTCGGCACGGCGTTCTTCTGCAGCGACGGGACGGCAGCTTGCTTCTGCTTGTCCGTCATCGTCTTGTTTTCCGAGAGCGCGTCCGACAGGATTGCCGGGACGAGTTGCTTGGCTTGCATCTGGGCGCTGTTGCCGATTGCGCCGACGAGCTTCTGTGCGTCGATCGCGTCGAGCAGGTCCTTGATCGCGGCTTGCTTGGCCGGATCGACGGGTGCTGCAGCCGCTGCCGGTGCCTGGGGGGCGGGCGCCTGGTTCTGGAGCGCCTGAGCCATGGCAAACGTCGGCACGAGAGCGGCCAGCAACATCACCTGCTTGAATCGTTTTTGCATCATTACTCCCTTTGAGAAATTAATCGATTTGCACTGCCGCGCGGACTGCGGGGCGCCGCATTGGCGTTCAATTGCGTTATGCGCCCGCCGGCCGGTCCGCCCGGCACACCATTCATTTAGCTGACACTAACAAGGTTCGCTGAAACCCACCTTAAAGCCCGCGTAAGCGCTTCGATTGAACACACTTCTGCGGGCCTGGATGACGCTTCACTCTTCGCCTTCGCCCGGTTCGCCCTCACCTTCGGCGTCCGTTTCTGCGTCCGCTTCGGCGACCTGCTGGAGTCCGGAGAGCTTCGTACCTTCGTCAAGGCTGATGAGTGTAACACCTTGCGTTGCACGGCCCATTTCGCGAATTTCCGACACGCGGGTGCGAATCAAAACGCCCGTAGTGGTGATCAACATGATCTGCGCTTCCGGGTCGACAAGTGTGGCCGCAACCACCTTGCCGTTACGCTCCGAAGTCTGGATCGCGATCATGCCCTTCGTGCCGCGGCCATGGCGCGTGTACTCCGTGATCGGCGTGCGCTTGCCATAACCGTTCTCGGTCGCAGTGAGCACCGACTGCTGCTCGTCGCCCGCCACGAGGAGCGCGATGACCTGTTGATTGTCTTCGAGCTGCATGCCGCGCACGCCGCGCGCTTCGCGGCCCATCGGGCGCACGTCGTTCTCGTCGAAACGCACGGCCTTGCCGGCGTCGGAGAACAGCATCACGTCGTGCTCGCCGTCGGTGATCGCAGCGCCGATCAGGTAGTCGCCGTCGTCGAGACCGACCGCAATAATACCCTTGCGCAACGGGCGGCTGAAGGCTTCGAGCGGCGTCTTCTTGACTGTACCCAGCGCGGTGGCCATGAAAACGAACTTGTCGGCCGAGAATTCCTTGACCGGCAGCACGACCGTGATCTTCTCGCCGTCCTGCAGCGGGAACATGTTGACGATCGGACGGCCGCGCGAGTTGCGCGAGCCCTGCGGCACTTCATACACCTTCACCCAGTACACGCGGCCGCGATTCGAGAAGCACAGAATGTGGTCGTGCGTATTGGCGATAAAGAGCGTGTCGATCCAGTCGTCATCCTTCATCGAGGTCGCCTGTTTGCCGCGACCTCCGCGCTTCTGGGCGCGATATTCCGACAACGGCTGCGATTTCACATAACCGGCATGCGACATGGTCACGACCATGTCCTGCGGCGTGATCAGGTCTTCGGTATTCAGCTCCGTGGCGTTCATCTCGATCTTCGAGCGGCGGGCATCGCCGAATTCGCTCTTGATCGAGGTGAGTTCCTCGGAGATCATGGTCGTTACGCGCTCGGGGCGCGCGAGGATGTCGAGCAGGTCGGCGATCTGCGCCATGACTTCGCGGTACTCGCCGATGATCTTGTCCTGCTCCAGGCCGGTCAGGCGCTGGAGGCGCATTTGCAGGATTTCCTGAGCCTGCGTGTCGGACAGACGGTAGAGGCCGTCGGCCTGCATACCATATTGCGGGTTCAGCCCTTCCGGACGGTAGGCATCGCGCCCACCCGCTGTCGCATTGTCCTGTTCCGCACGCGTGAGCATTTCACGCACGAGCGACGAATCCCACGAGCGGTTCATCAACTCCTGCTTCGCAATAGGCGGCGTCGGCGCGGCCTTGATGAGTTCGATGAAATCGTCGATGTTCGCGAGTGCAACGGCGAGGCCTTCGAGCACGTGGCCGCGTTCGCGCGCCTTGCGAAGTTCGTACACCGTACGGCGCGTGAGCACTTCGCGGCGATGCGAGAGGAAATGCTCGAGCATTTCCTTCAGGTTCAGCAGCTTCGGCTGGTTGTCCACCAGCGCGACCATGTTCATGCCGAACGTGTCCTGCAGCTGCGTCGCCTTGTAAAGATTGTTGAGGATGACCTCGGGCACTTCACCGCGCTTGAGCTCGATCACGACACGCATGCCGCTCTTGTCGGATTCGTCGCGAATATCGGAAATGCCTTCGAGCTTCTTCTCGTTGACGAGCTCGGCGATGCGCTCGAGCAGCGAGCGCTTGTTCACCTGATACGGCAGCTCGTCGACGATGATCGCCATGCGCTGACCGCGATCGATTTCCTCGAAGTGCGTGGCCGCGCGCATCACCACACGGCCACGGCCGGTGCGATAGCCGTCGCGCACGCCGGCGACGCCATAAATAATGCCGGCGGTCGGGAAATCCGGTGCGGGAATGATCTCGATCAGCTCGTCGATCGTTGCCTCCGGGCTCTTCAGCAGGTGCTGGCAAGCGTCGACAACTTCGTTGAGATTGTGCGGCGGAATATTCGTGGCCATGCCGACCGCGATACCCGACGAACCGTTGATGAGCAGGTTCGGAATGCGCGCGGGCAAGATCTGCGGCTCGCTTTCGCTGCCGTCGTAGTTCGGCCCGAAGTCGACGGTTTCCTTGTCGATGTCGGCGAGCAGTTCGTGGCCGATCTTCGCCATGCGGATTTCGGTGTATCGCATGGCGGCGGCGTTGTCGCCGTCGATGGAGCCGAAGTTGCCCTGGCCGTCGACCAGCATGTAGCGCAGGGAGAAGTCCTGCGCCATCCGCACGATGGTGTCGTAGACGGCTGTATCGCCGTGGGGGTGGTACTTACCGATGACGTCGCCGACGATACGCGCCGACTTCTTGTAAGCGCGGTTCCAGTCGTTATTCAGCTCGTGCATCGCGTAGAGCACGCGCCGGTGGACGGGCTTGAGGC
The Paraburkholderia acidiphila genome window above contains:
- the aroA gene encoding 3-phosphoshikimate 1-carboxyvinyltransferase yields the protein MEHLDLGPFTRASGTIRLPGSKSISNRVLLLAALAEGETTITNLLDSDDTRVMLDALEKLGVKLKREGDTCVVQGTRGAFQAVRADLFLGNAGTAVRPLTAALAVNGGDYRIHGVPRMHERPIGDLVDGLRQIGAKIDYEENEGFPPLRIRPATISVEAPIRVRGDVSSQFLTALLMTLPLVRAKDGVTIVEVDGELISKPYIEITIKLMERFGVKVERHGWHRFEIPAGVRYQSPGKIMVEGDASSASYFLAAGAIGGGPVRVEGVGRSSIQGDVAFAAALMRMGANVTVADDWIEVRGIGNDHGKLDPIDMDFNLIPDAAMTIAVAALFADGATTLRNIASWRVKETDRIAAMATELRKVGANVEEGPDYLIVRPPEKLTPNAAIDTYDDHRMAMCFSLVSLGGVPVRINDPKCVGKTFPDYFERFLALAQP
- a CDS encoding DUF2059 domain-containing protein; translated protein: MQKRFKQVMLLAALVPTFAMAQALQNQAPAPQAPAAAAAPVDPAKQAAIKDLLDAIDAQKLVGAIGNSAQMQAKQLVPAILSDALSENKTMTDKQKQAAVPSLQKNAVPKLVDSAGQVFATDSFKQDAMQAQYDAYAKYYSTQEIKDLTTFYRSPTGRKFIQVQDQVGRDVVNSLMQKYMPQSIKATRDQADKEVASVKAAK
- a CDS encoding prephenate dehydrogenase translates to MTAFSFNKLVIFGVGLIGGSLARALRVRGSSAREGARVIGVGRSASSVSRALELGVIDAAATLDDEAALAAALDGADIVLIAAPVAQTQALLERIAPHLGSETIVTDAGSTKSDVIAAARAALGARIGQFVPGHPIAGRESSGVDAALPDLYVGRNVVLCPLDENAPASVERIAAMWRATGAVIGEMPAAQHDRVFASVSHLPHVLSFALVDQILASPDAQLKFSFAAGGFRDFTRIAASSPEMWRDVCLANRTALLAELDGYTEVLARLRAAIDAGDGAALETVFARSRAAREAWQERGGKGAAAAIETAPGK
- the serC gene encoding 3-phosphoserine/phosphohydroxythreonine transaminase, with protein sequence MRVYNFSAGPAALPEEVLRQAADEMLDWHGSGMGVMEMSHRGPEFMQIHAEALLDLRELMQVPASHQILFLQGGGIGENAIVPLNLFGSKPRADFVVTGSWSQKSQKEALKYGESHIAATGRTEAGFTHSPPKSEWKLSDDPAYVHLCTNETIDGVETFEIPDLGDIPLVADASSHILSRPMDIAKYGVLYGGAQKNIGMAGVTVVIVREDLLDRSMPICPSAFEWKTVAANNSMFNTPPTYAIYIAGLVFKWLKRQGGLEVIEARNVEKAKLLYDTIDASSFYINKVERRARSRMNVPFFLADETRNADFLAGAKARGLLQLKGHKSVGGMRASIYNAVPLEAVKALVEYMKEFEAKHA
- the gyrA gene encoding DNA gyrase subunit A — encoded protein: MDQFAKETLPISLEEEMRRSYLDYAMSVIVGRALPDVRDGLKPVHRRVLYAMHELNNDWNRAYKKSARIVGDVIGKYHPHGDTAVYDTIVRMAQDFSLRYMLVDGQGNFGSIDGDNAAAMRYTEIRMAKIGHELLADIDKETVDFGPNYDGSESEPQILPARIPNLLINGSSGIAVGMATNIPPHNLNEVVDACQHLLKSPEATIDELIEIIPAPDFPTAGIIYGVAGVRDGYRTGRGRVVMRAATHFEEIDRGQRMAIIVDELPYQVNKRSLLERIAELVNEKKLEGISDIRDESDKSGMRVVIELKRGEVPEVILNNLYKATQLQDTFGMNMVALVDNQPKLLNLKEMLEHFLSHRREVLTRRTVYELRKARERGHVLEGLAVALANIDDFIELIKAAPTPPIAKQELMNRSWDSSLVREMLTRAEQDNATAGGRDAYRPEGLNPQYGMQADGLYRLSDTQAQEILQMRLQRLTGLEQDKIIGEYREVMAQIADLLDILARPERVTTMISEELTSIKSEFGDARRSKIEMNATELNTEDLITPQDMVVTMSHAGYVKSQPLSEYRAQKRGGRGKQATSMKDDDWIDTLFIANTHDHILCFSNRGRVYWVKVYEVPQGSRNSRGRPIVNMFPLQDGEKITVVLPVKEFSADKFVFMATALGTVKKTPLEAFSRPLRKGIIAVGLDDGDYLIGAAITDGEHDVMLFSDAGKAVRFDENDVRPMGREARGVRGMQLEDNQQVIALLVAGDEQQSVLTATENGYGKRTPITEYTRHGRGTKGMIAIQTSERNGKVVAATLVDPEAQIMLITTTGVLIRTRVSEIREMGRATQGVTLISLDEGTKLSGLQQVAEADAETDAEGEGEPGEGEE
- the hisC gene encoding histidinol-phosphate transaminase; the encoded protein is MTTQFGPSYVRAIAPYIAGKPISEVAREFGLDEARIVKLASNENPLGVPESAQRAIAQAASELGRYPDSNAFELKAALAARYDVPPEWITLGNGSNDILEMAAHAFVERGQSIVYSQYSFAVYALATQGLGARHLVTPAVRYGHDLDAMLAAIDEDTRLVFVANPNNPTGTFIEGAKLEAFIAKVPAHVAVVLDEAYTEYLAADKRYDSIAWVRRYPNLLVSRTFSKAYGLAGLRIGFAIAQPELTDLLNRLRQPFNVNTLAQAAAIAALGDTAFLERSAALNAEGYRTLTAAFERLGLEYVPSDGNFVLVRVAKDAADNGAGERVNLALLKQAVIVRPVGNYGLPQWLRVTIGLPEENAAFVAALERALGAP
- the pheA gene encoding prephenate dehydratase; amino-acid sequence: MDDELNSQLKPLRERIDAIDAQLIALLNQRASVALEVGEVKKHFNAPVFRPERELQVIERLQNMSDGPLGNDHISAIWREIMAASRSLEKTISAAFLGPVGTYSEQAMYQYFGQSIEGLPCPSIDEVFRSVEAGAAEFGVVPVENSTEGAVSRTLDLFLETQLVIGGEIALPIQHNLMTLSGNLNGVKRVCAHPQALAQCQHWLTANAPQLERQPVSSNAEAARLAAADPTVAAIAGDRAATHYGLLIASALIQDDPHNRTRFVMIGKQPAGATGRDQTSMIVSVKNEPGAVYKLLEPLARHSVSMTRFESRPARLGSTWEYYFYIDFEGHRDEPAVAAALDELSKKAAFLKILGSYPRAR
- the cmk gene encoding (d)CMP kinase codes for the protein MKSTRPFYPTPVITIDGPTASGKGTVAALVAAQLGFHLLDSGALYRLAALASVRYAIAPDDAESLAKLIDDLHITFREGLAQLDGVDVSNEIRAEEVGNRASMIAAHPAVRTALVARQRAFRKLPGLVADGRDMGTVIFPDAVLKVFLTASVEARAARRHKQLIQKGFSANMDDLLRDLRERDARDSNRAAAPLKPAADAQLLDTSALSVDQAVEQVVQWYQESSQLRPAR